One part of the Solanum dulcamara chromosome 3, daSolDulc1.2, whole genome shotgun sequence genome encodes these proteins:
- the LOC129882526 gene encoding probable phytol kinase 3, chloroplastic — protein sequence MALFACCVFPLRLLKSNSDPSLPYCLFSRKKGASLGFQKLKTRRLHRTKVVHFAMFSENPVIGDLVATAISGGIALSMLRLWEETAKRGVFDQKRNRKLVHISIGLVFMLCWPMFSSGQQGAILAALIPGLNIIKMLLLGLGIWKDDATVKSMSRFGDHRELLKGPLYYALSITYACSVYWRYSPISIGIICNLCAGDGFADIVGRRFGKQKLPYNKNKSFAGTIAMATAGFVASIGFLHYFSLFGYIQVSSKMVLVFLFMSLAAALVESHPLSSELDDNLTVPLTSMLVGSLVL from the exons ATGGCTCTCTTTGCTTGTTGTGTCTTCCCTCTTCGTCTGTTAAAGTCAAACTCAGATCCAAGTCTTCCCTATTGTCTCTTCTCCAGAAAGAAAGGGGCCAGTTTGGGATTTCAGAAGCTTAAAACCAGAAGATTACACAGGACTAAAGTTGTACATTTTGCAATGTTTTCAGAAAATCCGGTCATCGGAGATTTAGTCGCCACTGCAATATCCGGTGGTATTGCCCTTTCCATGCTTCGATTGTGGGAAGAAACAGCCAAGAGAGGGGTTTTCGATCAG AAAAGGAACAGAAAGCTTGTTCATATTAGCATTGGGCTGGTCTTCATGCTCTGCTGGCCAATGTTCAG CTCTGGCCAACAGGGAGCAATTCTAGCAGCTCTTATTCCTGGtctaaacataataaaaatgcTTCTTTTGGGACTAGGAATATGGAAAGATGATGCAACTGTCAAGTCTATGAGCCGATTTGGAGACCACAG GGAGCTTCTCAAGGGACCACTGTACTATGCCCTTTCAATCACTTATGCTTGTTCTGTATATTGGAGATATTCTCCTATTTCAATTGGAATAATTTGCAACCTATGTGCTGGTGATG GTTTTGCTGACATTGTTGGCAGGAGGTTTGGAAAACAGAAACTCCCATACAATAAAAACAAATCATTTGCTGGTACTATTGCAATGGCAACTGCTGGCTTCGTAGCATCCATTGG ATTCTTGCACTATTTCTCCTTGTTTGGGTATATTCAGGTGAGCTCCAAGATGGTCTTAGTGTTCTTGTTTATGTCGCTTGCTGCAGCACTGGTTGAATCCCATCCTCTAAGCAGTGAACTCGATGACAACTTAACAGTTCCCTTAACCTCAATGCTGGTAGGCAGTCTTGTTTTATGA